ACCCAGATAGTATATTTCAAAGGTTTGATTCTCAACACTGTCCTCTTGATTGAATCAAACTATCTGTATTCATTCCATTGAACTtagaaagtattcagacccctacaccattttatttttattttgttatgctGCAGCTTTATGCTAAATTGCTTAAATTAATTTTCCCTCATCAGTCCACATccaaaacacatgacaacacacatttttaacatcataatatatataatataataaaaatatcttttttattccacacattcttcttccttgtcaaaagtGTTTGCCTACATTACCAACAATGCAACTGGACTGCTGAAAGTTCAGTCAGTGATTGGTGTATGTTGTGCTagtagcagctaatgtagccttgAGCCTTTAGCCTGCAGGATTTATACAACTTTACTCGTATGTTGTAATAACTCAGAGATTTAGATGGTTTTCTGTCATCACTTTGACCCCTCattgtttcccatcatgcatcagGTGGCTGTAACATCGAGGGAGAGGATGAGAACTGGGATTTTGGCACTGGAGCTGGTTTCTACGTCAACGCCACGGAGGACCCCTGGAAGACCAACTACCGCATGTACTCCTACATCACTGAGGAGGTGCGTTGGATTTATGTCACTCGCTCACCTGAAAAACTTTTCAAGACTTTTCAATTTTATATTCAGCTAATGAGTTTTCTTGATGACCTCTCTTTCAGCTCCCCAAATTAATCAACGCTAACTTCCCCACCGACCCGGAAAAGATGTCCATCAGCGGTCACTCCATGGGCGGCCACGGGGCGCTCATCTGTGCCCTGAAGAACCCTGGGAAATACAAGGTATTGCACATCATTGAGGaagatatatgtatatgtattcaACCTTACTGACATCATTTTTATCATCCATCCTCCATCAAAATCTTTATTTCCAGTAAAtgtaacaggaaaaaaatatgaagagcacacaatatttttattcagtgaattatttcaataaactttatacatacagtactgtACATGAATTCACTGTTGCAGTACACTGATCTCTGATTGCCaccctgaagaaaaaacatcataataaacaAAACGACATACACAACACACCTTTTTTGTGACAAAGCgtttttttgcaatttgaaGCAATTTGATTTACTATTGTTGCAAGGCAACCACTGAATgattgctaatgttagcttaacATTAACCATGAACTTTACGCTATCTTATAATTAATAGTACAGTTAAAATAGATGAAAACAACTTACCGAAAATCTCAAGTACTGCACTAATTAGCCATCTGTTTTGTGTTCAGAAAAACAGATGGCAGCTCTATTCGTTCAGGGCATAGAGCGAAAAAACCTTAACTCTCACTGAAAACAATTATGAGAACCCACCACAGGCTGCTAAATCACACCTAAATCGGGTGTGAGGAACTTTATTGTTCCCAACTTTTCcacacagcattaaaaaaaaacatttgatgagGACCAAAATCAACAAATGTGACGTAAATacagaaattattattagtattatttattgtgaattatcaaataataaataataataaaaaatagaacaaaagaGAGACTAGATgcgtttttgttatttttgtataaagcaaaaaagaaaaaacagaaagtaagAAAACTTTTGTCTTCATGTAAATTTTTCTGTTTAAGTATATTAAGCGCAATGCAAAATCTGCAGTGAAATTCTTTGCATGCGTAAACAGATTGGCCAACagagctgattctgattctgatgctgatgctgatgctgatgcgtCCTCGTGTGTTTCCTGCAGGCTGTGTCTGCGTTCGCTCCCATCTGTAACCCGATGCAGTGTCCCTGGGGACAGAAGGCCTTCTCAGGATACCTGGGCTCCGACAGGTCCACCTGGGAGGTAAGACCTCTGCAGACTGGTCCCGATAATAACTGTAATAATGAGACACTGATCTGATCATGGTGAGGACTGTGAGATCAATGTCCTCCATTCAAAACTTTACTTCAGTGACAGTACAGAAGTATTAGCATCTAAATCTAGTTTAAGTagcaaaagtgaaagtactaatGTTGATTGTTCAATTTAAGATACATATGTTATCttattgtttatattcattgatgcatttatgtgttAATTACTTAAATGTTGCTGCTGCGATTTCTTTAGTCAAAATAATTCACTGTTAACTTTTAAGCATGTCGTCTTTCACCAGAAACTTAATTGCCATTTTGTTCATAAATCtcagaaacagacacagataaAACCTACTACCTTgctttttatatacatttacttaatatatatatatattttatgtacataatagtttatttttatacatgtaTGTCTATGTCTTCAACACAAAATTGTCTTCCATTATGTTCATAAAtctctatttttacatttttcatgacaaactatactatgacatttttcatgaggTACTATTTGAGGaaattttaatgacatactaaagcatgattttttttggacatactatactatgacattttttatgacaaagtaaactattacatttttttatgaagtactatattatgaaatgtttaatgacatactatactatgacattttttaaaaacagacacagacttcTCCAAACGTGGACAGATAAAAAAGAGCTGAAACTTTTCACCAGAGAACTGTTAGTCAAAGTTTGAACCAGTTTCAAACTTGTTTGAGCTGTTTGATGAGTGTTAAAGGATCACGCGACTTCTCCAGCTTCCTGTTCtcagtcctcctctctctctctctcaggcgtACGATGCGACGGCGTTGGCGTCGTCATACTCCGGTCCTCAGCTCGACATCCTCATCGATCAGGGCCGTGACGACCAGTTCCTGTCAGCCAGCCAGCTGCTGCCCGACAACCTGATCGCCGTCTGCTCCGAGAAGAAAATCCCCGTCGTCTTCAGACTGCAGCCGGTCAGTTCCTTCAGTCTGTCATTCTGACACCCACGTGGATCATTTAAACACACGTCTGCTAACTGATCAACATAACagttgcatgctgggtaaatCACCTCCCTATGACAGGTGGTGAAgtaggtgttttttatttgggctgtcaatttattttccttattaATCATTGTTCTGGTTCAAACTTAGAGGTGAATCATTTtgtttaatatcattttaaatatagcaaATAATAAGTTAGTACATTAATGTTGTTGAAATGATCAGTTAGTCTGCAAAgtaatgtttattaatgatAAGAAACATACATAACAGttcaatcaaaatgtaaacttcCCCAAAAATTGATTGTAGCAGTACTGGCTCTGTTGTTCTCTATTCGAGCTACGCTACTCTTACAACTAGTCAGTGTTTGAAACAGAAATCCACGGCTAACTTTTTGAAAGAGTTTGGCAGTAAAATGTGTCTCTTCAAAGTCTTTATAGTGAAGTTAGTCTGCATTGTGTGTCCTTGCTGCGCCACAAAAAGGGTGTTTCGTACTATAAAGAAAGAAACTTGAGAAGTTATTCACTTCATTTGTTTAACTAATGAAGCTTCATTAACTTCAGCTGAAATTCAGAAttaatattttcacaaaaatagGACTGTGGTGTTTGAAATTCCATTATCAGAACAGTAACAATTGTTAAACTTTCTTACTTATCAGCCAATAATATAAATTGacattgaaaaaacatttaacttatttaattaGACATTTGTTTTGGTACAACCCAGG
The Anoplopoma fimbria isolate UVic2021 breed Golden Eagle Sablefish chromosome 16, Afim_UVic_2022, whole genome shotgun sequence genome window above contains:
- the esd gene encoding S-formylglutathione hydrolase isoform X1; translated protein: MHFVRRLFSFCFSGSVMALTQVSSNKCAGGFQKVFEHESTELKCKMKFAVFVPPKAETDKCPVMYWLSGLTCTEQNFITKAGSQVPAAEHGIIIVAPDTSPRGCNIEGEDENWDFGTGAGFYVNATEDPWKTNYRMYSYITEELPKLINANFPTDPEKMSISGHSMGGHGALICALKNPGKYKAVSAFAPICNPMQCPWGQKAFSGYLGSDRSTWEAYDATALASSYSGPQLDILIDQGRDDQFLSASQLLPDNLIAVCSEKKIPVVFRLQPGYDHSYFFIYSFMNDHIKHHAKFLNA
- the esd gene encoding S-formylglutathione hydrolase isoform X2; this encodes MALTQVSSNKCAGGFQKVFEHESTELKCKMKFAVFVPPKAETDKCPVMYWLSGLTCTEQNFITKAGSQVPAAEHGIIIVAPDTSPRGCNIEGEDENWDFGTGAGFYVNATEDPWKTNYRMYSYITEELPKLINANFPTDPEKMSISGHSMGGHGALICALKNPGKYKAVSAFAPICNPMQCPWGQKAFSGYLGSDRSTWEAYDATALASSYSGPQLDILIDQGRDDQFLSASQLLPDNLIAVCSEKKIPVVFRLQPGYDHSYFFIYSFMNDHIKHHAKFLNA